The following coding sequences are from one Musa acuminata AAA Group cultivar baxijiao chromosome BXJ2-4, Cavendish_Baxijiao_AAA, whole genome shotgun sequence window:
- the LOC135610269 gene encoding 14 kDa proline-rich protein DC2.15-like: MASKASASLGLFFALNLLFFALTSACGTTCPTPTPKPSYDKCPIDTLKLAACANVLNGLITIGIGKFPKQPCECCTLIGGLLDLEAAVCLCTALKANILGINLNVPIDLSLLLNYCGKDVPKEFQCP, translated from the coding sequence ATGGCGTCCAAAGCCTCAGCTTCGCTTGGCCTCTTTTTTGCCCTCAACCTCCTCTTCTTCGCACTCACCAGTGCCTGCGGCACCACCTGCCCCACGCCCACCCCGAAGCCGTCCTACGATAAATGCCCCATCGACACCCTGAAACTGGCCGCCTGCGCCAACGTGCTCAACGGCCTCATCACCATCGGCATCGGCAAGTTCCCCAAGCAGCCGTGCGAGTGCTGTACTCTCATCGGCGGCCTCCTCGACCTCGAGGCCGCCGTCTGCCTTTGCACCGCCCTCAAGGCCAACATCCTCGGCATCAACCTCAACGTCCCCATCGACCTCAGCCTGCTCCTCAACTACTGTGGCAAGGACGTCCCCAAGGAGTTCCAGTGCCCTTGA